In a genomic window of Mycolicibacillus parakoreensis:
- a CDS encoding TIGR03857 family LLM class F420-dependent oxidoreductase: MTGDRVLHELGYYLLAGAGGQGPAALVSEARRGEQLGFGTAFISERWNVKEASSLVGAACAVTERMQIATAATNPNTRHPLITASWATTMHRLSAGRFTLGLGRGVAAMYAAFGIPAVTTAQLADFAQVMRRLWHGEVIIGHDGPIGPHPVLFLDPDFDEDIRLALVAFGPKTLELGGTLFDDVILHTYFTPETLRRCVTTVKQAAERAGRDPESVRVWSCLATVGDHLPEPLRLRKTVARLATYLQGYGDLLVKTNRWDPAVLQRFREDPVVTSIPGGIDHKATQDQIEHIAGLIPEQWLEPAATGSADQCVARIRAEFDYGADAVILHGASPDELAPIVRAYRR; the protein is encoded by the coding sequence GTGACAGGCGATCGGGTCCTGCACGAGTTGGGCTATTACCTGCTGGCCGGTGCCGGTGGGCAGGGACCGGCGGCGCTGGTGAGCGAGGCCCGTCGCGGTGAGCAGCTCGGCTTCGGTACCGCGTTCATCTCCGAACGCTGGAATGTCAAGGAGGCGTCGTCGCTGGTCGGTGCGGCGTGCGCGGTCACCGAGCGGATGCAGATCGCCACCGCGGCGACCAACCCCAACACCCGACACCCGTTGATCACCGCGTCGTGGGCCACCACCATGCACCGGCTGTCCGCCGGGCGGTTCACCCTGGGATTGGGCCGCGGCGTGGCCGCCATGTACGCGGCGTTCGGCATCCCGGCGGTCACCACGGCGCAGCTGGCCGATTTCGCGCAAGTCATGCGCCGCCTGTGGCACGGCGAGGTGATCATCGGCCATGACGGACCGATCGGGCCTCACCCGGTGCTGTTCCTGGATCCGGACTTCGATGAGGACATCCGTTTGGCGTTGGTGGCGTTCGGGCCCAAGACGCTGGAGTTGGGCGGCACGCTCTTCGACGATGTCATCCTGCACACCTACTTCACGCCCGAGACCCTGCGGCGCTGCGTGACCACGGTGAAACAGGCCGCCGAGCGGGCCGGCCGGGATCCGGAGAGCGTGCGGGTGTGGTCGTGTCTGGCCACCGTCGGCGACCACCTGCCCGAGCCGTTGCGGCTGCGCAAGACCGTCGCCCGCCTGGCCACCTACCTGCAGGGTTACGGCGACCTACTGGTGAAGACTAATCGATGGGATCCGGCTGTGCTCCAACGGTTCCGCGAAGATCCGGTGGTGACGTCGATCCCGGGTGGGATCGACCACAAAGCCACACAGGACCAGATCGAACACATCGCCGGGTTGATCCCCGAGCAGTGGTTGGAGCCGGCTGCCACCGGATCGGCGGATCAGTGCGTCGCCCGGATCCGCGCCGAGTTCGACTACGGTGCCGACGCCGTCATCCTCCACGGTGCCAGCCCCGACGAACTGGCGCCGATCGTGCGCGCCTACCGCCGGTAG
- a CDS encoding acyl-CoA thioesterase domain-containing protein: MQRTELTPFLEWHDGVFVPNAIAHGGWGPTLGGQVIGGLLARTIERQVDRGELHPARLTVEILRRVAAEPVQVSATVIRAGSRMRSVDAGMTQHGELVARASALYLRRGTQPDGEFFTTEITLPPRPVTPRVDETVPMSIAVYGKDPDDGTGFAWQHAGPRYAWVREIRDLVAGEEITPFVRAAMAADVTSSMTNFSTLGLGFINADYTLALSRLPVGPDVGLAALTHYSDGGIAVANTSLFDAQGPIGSGLSTAIANSGFTGGPGVATS; this comes from the coding sequence GTGCAACGCACCGAACTGACCCCCTTCCTGGAATGGCACGACGGCGTCTTCGTGCCCAACGCGATCGCCCACGGGGGCTGGGGGCCGACACTGGGCGGGCAGGTGATCGGCGGACTGCTGGCCCGCACGATCGAACGGCAGGTCGACCGAGGCGAGTTGCATCCGGCGCGGCTGACCGTCGAGATCCTGCGTCGGGTGGCCGCCGAGCCGGTGCAGGTGAGCGCCACGGTCATTCGGGCCGGATCACGCATGCGCTCGGTGGACGCGGGCATGACCCAGCACGGTGAACTGGTCGCCCGCGCGTCGGCGCTGTACCTGCGCCGCGGTACCCAACCCGACGGCGAATTCTTCACCACGGAGATCACCCTTCCGCCGCGGCCGGTCACACCGCGGGTCGATGAGACGGTTCCGATGTCGATCGCGGTGTACGGCAAAGATCCCGACGACGGCACGGGGTTCGCCTGGCAGCATGCCGGACCCCGCTACGCCTGGGTCCGTGAGATCCGTGATCTCGTCGCCGGCGAGGAAATCACGCCGTTCGTGCGGGCGGCCATGGCGGCCGATGTCACCAGTTCGATGACCAACTTCAGCACCCTCGGGCTGGGGTTCATCAACGCCGACTACACCCTCGCGCTGAGCAGACTGCCCGTCGGCCCCGACGTCGGCCTGGCAGCGCTGACCCACTACAGCGACGGCGGCATCGCCGTGGCCAACACCAGTCTGTTCGATGCGCAGGGACCGATCGGCAGTGGGTTATCCACCGCGATCGCCAATTCCGGTTTCACCGGTGGCCCGGGCGTCGCGACGTCCTAA
- a CDS encoding Zn-ribbon domain-containing OB-fold protein, with amino-acid sequence MQKALAPEISTWPETDPQLIGSRCGACAATVFPAQQHCPQCSSDQMTRELLPRRGTLVAWTTQGFPPGAPYLGPTGEDFVPFGVGLVQLGDVVRVEGRLTDNDPDKLQFGMDVELTMVPFTEDADGNEIVTFAFQPI; translated from the coding sequence ATGCAGAAGGCGTTAGCACCCGAGATCTCGACCTGGCCGGAGACGGACCCGCAGCTGATCGGCAGCCGCTGCGGTGCCTGCGCGGCGACGGTGTTCCCGGCCCAGCAGCACTGCCCCCAGTGCAGCAGCGACCAGATGACCCGGGAACTGTTGCCGCGCCGGGGCACCCTGGTGGCCTGGACGACCCAGGGCTTCCCGCCCGGAGCGCCGTATCTCGGCCCCACCGGCGAGGACTTCGTTCCGTTCGGCGTGGGCCTGGTCCAGCTCGGCGACGTCGTCCGCGTGGAGGGGCGTTTGACCGACAACGACCCCGACAAGCTGCAGTTCGGGATGGACGTCGAACTGACCATGGTGCCGTTCACCGAGGACGCCGACGGCAACGAGATCGTCACCTTCGCCTTCCAGCCGATCTGA
- a CDS encoding thioesterase family protein, translating into MHPADAYYRLLDADDPQGEKFAATDLVRGTWSARIQHAAPVSALLVRALEHHEAREDTRLSRVAVDLWGPVPADGPLWVRARVDRPGKQIELLGADMLALGPDEQVRRVARATGWRLQTSDTADVAHASAPPLRPVSEARANTMHENWDRNYVHSLDWRWLTTPLAPGAGEAWITPIVALVAGETMTPLQRLFAVADDANGVGTKLDITAWTFLNTDLVVHVHRIPDGQWIGIRAETNYGADGIGTTIGTLFDEHGAVGAIQQSVLVRRR; encoded by the coding sequence ATGCACCCCGCCGACGCGTACTACCGCCTCCTCGACGCCGACGATCCGCAGGGGGAGAAGTTCGCGGCCACTGATCTGGTGCGCGGCACCTGGTCGGCCCGTATTCAACACGCCGCACCGGTATCGGCGCTGCTGGTGCGGGCGTTGGAGCACCACGAGGCCCGCGAGGACACCCGGCTCAGCCGGGTCGCCGTCGACCTGTGGGGACCGGTGCCCGCCGACGGTCCCCTGTGGGTTCGCGCCCGGGTTGACCGCCCCGGCAAGCAGATCGAACTGCTCGGCGCCGACATGCTGGCCCTCGGGCCCGATGAGCAGGTCCGCCGCGTCGCCCGCGCTACCGGCTGGCGGTTGCAGACGTCGGACACTGCCGACGTGGCACACGCCTCGGCGCCCCCGCTACGGCCGGTCAGCGAGGCCCGTGCCAACACCATGCACGAGAACTGGGACCGCAACTATGTGCACAGCCTGGACTGGCGGTGGCTGACCACCCCGCTCGCCCCCGGTGCCGGCGAGGCCTGGATCACGCCGATCGTCGCCCTGGTCGCCGGGGAGACGATGACACCGCTGCAGCGGCTGTTCGCCGTCGCCGACGACGCCAACGGCGTCGGCACCAAACTCGACATCACCGCGTGGACGTTCCTCAACACCGATCTCGTCGTCCACGTGCACCGCATTCCCGACGGGCAGTGGATCGGGATCCGCGCCGAGACCAACTACGGCGCCGACGGGATCGGGACGACCATCGGCACCCTCTTCGACGAGCACGGTGCGGTGGGCGCCATCCAGCAGTCGGTACTGGTGCGTCGACGGTGA
- a CDS encoding TetR/AcrR family transcriptional regulator: protein MTLSPGDVDTSTRRRILDATAEVLSRSGRAKLSLSAVAAEAQVSRPTLYRWFASKEDLISAFSRYERQIFQAGLGDATAGLDGAERLDAALRFIVDYQHSSTGVRMIDIEPRYVLGDFSRIIRPMREGLQRMLSGPDAAVKAAAAIRIAISHYIIRSDDADQFLAQLRQAVGVTSRND, encoded by the coding sequence ATGACCCTGAGCCCCGGTGACGTCGACACCTCCACGCGGCGTCGGATTCTCGATGCGACCGCCGAGGTGCTGAGCCGCAGCGGCCGGGCCAAACTCAGCCTGTCGGCCGTCGCCGCCGAGGCGCAGGTCTCACGCCCGACCCTCTATCGCTGGTTCGCGTCGAAAGAGGATCTGATCTCGGCCTTCTCGCGCTATGAACGCCAGATCTTCCAGGCCGGCCTGGGCGACGCCACCGCGGGGCTCGACGGGGCCGAGCGGCTGGATGCCGCATTGCGATTCATCGTCGACTATCAGCACTCCTCGACCGGGGTGCGCATGATCGACATCGAGCCCCGCTATGTGCTCGGCGATTTCTCCCGGATCATCCGCCCGATGCGGGAGGGTCTGCAGCGGATGCTGTCCGGGCCCGACGCCGCCGTGAAGGCGGCCGCCGCGATCCGGATCGCCATCTCGCACTACATCATCCGCAGCGACGACGCCGACCAGTTTCTTGCCCAACTGCGCCAGGCGGTGGGTGTGACCTCCCGCAACGATTAG